The Brassica rapa cultivar Chiifu-401-42 chromosome A10, CAAS_Brap_v3.01, whole genome shotgun sequence genome segment CATTGCTGGTTGGATCTCTTTTTCGTTTCCACATTCTACCGAGTAAGGAATTTTGATGTTCTAGTCAACTACCACACATGATACACATGGAGTCATTAAAATACTACGGAACCCAAAAATTAACTTGAATTTTGGTGTTCCTGTCAATTTGTTGTCTATCACAGTAAGATGTGATGATATGTGGAATGGGGAACCACAACATGCTGTCTTTCTGGAACCACGATTCATAAATGCATGCATATTCCTACAAGAGGTATCATCCACGGTTGTTGATCCAATTTTTGAATCAAGAAAGTAAAATCTACCCTAACACCTAGGTGTTTAGTGAGTATCTTCACACCTTGTACTGTAGAACATTTCAAAAGATGTACAACCTAGTTCTAGACTACTACGACTGATGGCCGTATATCAGCTTTGAGGATTTCTTCCTGGCATACGAACCTTTATGATCGGCTTTCTACTTCAGATGAAGATCCAAAGATGTAAGGACGACCCTTTGTGTATCTAATTCGGACATATCAGGATCCATGTTAGCTTCTTCAAATTGTCAACCTCTTCTTGATAAGAGATTTCATGGTTTCCTCATCTCGCCGCAAGTTCACAAAAATATGGACCAAATGAAGTTGGGCATGATCTACGGTTGTTATGCCTCCCAGCACCAATTTGTATCTTTGATTCGAATTGGAAAAAGATCTACACTCATCCGAGTCTGATCCATCAACAATGCCCCCTTACCTTTAGTCCAACATTTATGGATTTAAGAAATCTTCTCGACGAACAGACGAAGAAGGCAAAGCAGTTCGGAGAAATCACAAATAAAGTGGTAGAAAATTggaaaaattatatcaaaaatgCGGAGATTGGAGAGATAGAGAGTGAAAATCTATCTTGATATGATAGAAGAAGTGGGGGAAATGAGAAAATGAGAATCATATTTACAGAAAACCCGATGCGAAACTCGAAAGAACATCATTTTGTTTAGTGGACCCACAAGAGAGGCTACGTCCCGCATTTCGGGGAGGCAACAATTCTACTTCTCAAAAACCTGGAAAAGCAGTTTGAAATTAAACCGCTTCTGGTTCAGTTTTGAACCAAATTAAACTTGGAAAACCAAGATCGCATCCCGTGATCACCGAGATGTCAACTAGGAACAAAAACATAATTTGAAAGACGCATAACGCCTAGTTTGTTTACATTATTGGCCCATTATATCTAATTTATCGACATCAATTTCCTCTCTTGCAATGAACTGAAGGGGGGGGGGGTTATTGTTAGAGATAGATTGTGTCCCTCGACGAGACCTATCATGTAAATGAAATCATCTCGGTTGAGAAGAGAGGCGGCCGAGGAAGGTCATGTGGCTtagaaaaaaggaaagaaattgACAAGTTTCAGCTATATAAAGAGAGGTTGGACAAAGATTTCTTTCCtgttcaaataaaaaattaacccTTTTTGCTTGATATGATGTGGATTAGGCTTCTTATCCTATAACTTTTAGGTTGCTTACAAGTTGGCTATCCATTTAGGAGGTCCTTTGGTGTTTAGGAAGACACTGAAAACACAATTTGGTATCTTGGTCATCTTTTTGAAATGCTGACACGTTAAGTGAACTTCTTTGGTTTCAAGAGTTATTTTCAACAATAAAAATGGTATATGATGTTATTATAGGTAGGGTGGGCAAGCAACATGTATCTGGATTTATCATTAAACGTGTTTGTATATAAGTTTGTCATTGTGGAATTCCAGATATCTTCTTTGGTTTCAAGAGTTATTTTCAGAAATTGAAATGGTATATGATGTTACTTTGCTTTAATGTTAGTTTGTAAACCAGTCACGTATAGAAATTAATGTTGGTATGTTAACCATGTTCCTATATAAGTTTATGTCATTAAATGTGTTTGTATATAAGGTTGTCATTGTAGAAGTCCATTTAGTCCAATGGTTTGATTAAGGGTTCAGTTATACTTTTACAGCACGAAGTCTGTAGTTTCAAGTCTTAGAGAAAGCGAATTAtgcataatatttaaaaaatgcaTATAAAAGATCTTCCGCATGGTGTAAGAAATACCATAAGGGGTGGATCTTATAATGTGGTTTAGGATGATGAAGTCAGATGTGAATCCTCATAACTTCATATGATATGTAGAATTGTCGACTGTAgtatcgtctatgtaatatttttcatagtATGTAATATTAATGATTTACCAACGTTTTAAAAAAAGTTGTCACCTTTGTTATTTTGTGATTCTTTACAACTGCTGAAACCCTCTGCCCCGTTGAAAGGTGTCTAAGCCCAGTTCTATTATTATGTATTAGAGTCTAGAATGACTGTTAAGTTAACAAGGACTCATGTGCTGTAAAAGACTTAGGTGATAGGATGACTTATCACAACTTAGCTGGCAAGGAATCTCTTCTTAGAAATAAAATGTCAAAAATTCTCTTAAAGTGTAAATCCCTCTTATCAATAATCATTTATACATATTATcattaaacaattaaaattttaacaacTTTATTTAGCAGTATAATCAATATCTACTTGTCTAAAAAGTTTCTCttctatttataaaaactttcgAAAGAATCTTTTTTAACAAATAACTTTTCTTCTTTGTATCTCTTcctctctactctctctttcttattGCGAAGATGATAGATTTTGTCTTGGAGTTCGTGAACAAAACAGGTTCAAATGCTTTATTTATGTTCCTCTTCTGtaacttcatcatcatcttaaTCATATTGGACATCTCTAAATCGGGTTCCGAAGATGAGTCAACCTCTGGTGCGCAGCAACCCATGTTGATATCGAGTCTCTCTTCCAAATCGGATTTTGAGAAATCCAAGCCGAGTCTCACCTCGAAGACCAGTTCACAAGAATCTGAGCTTATGTCTGAGTCGTTTCTCTCCTCCAAACACACCAGTTCTGGTCAATCGTTGACCTGCAAACCCGGTTTGCAAATAATGTTTTCTGGGTTGTAACCTGATTCAGACTTTTTAAAGAAGGACGAGAAAGGATAAATAGTAAAGCAAAGGGTTTAGAAGTGAAAATGAAATGGAAGTGGAGTGTGTGTGCTTGCTTAGTAGACGAGTTGAAGAATTCATTCACAAAATTAATACTCAATGGAAAATAGAGAAATTATTGAGAGTTTAACTAGTAACCATTATATGAACACTAAAAACAGATAGAAAATGAATGAATAGTAATAAAATTTCAGGAATGATGAATAATGATGATTCTTTAACAAAATCAATAAAGAACATATTTGTTCTATGATACTCTACAAAcaaagaaatgaaaaagaaCCACTATTTCTCATGAattgtaaattttctaaaatatgttaaaaaaatgtaGTGTTACTTTTCATTCTCTTAGTTACCATTGAAAAGCCTAAAAGTAATGATCTCTTGTCACACTTTtgtttataattatgaaaaatactTTAAACATTTGGAAGCACACGTTAATATCAGTGTTACTAAGTGAACACAAATTTAACTAAATTTGTATCAAAGGCAAGATTAAATCAAATCAGAATTTTTTTtgctacaaaacaaaattacatTATAAACACAAAAGCAAAATGAAGCTGATACCACCAACACATAGAATCAAAGGTCAGAAAAACACTGATACGATTCAACAAGGATTTGCGTGAATAATTCGCAGCAATTGGCTTAAGCTCTTGCAACCAACCAAAAACGCAATTTATTTTATGGTTTGTTCGACacagaaaaaaacaatttatttagtTCATCAATTCCACAAGTCAATAAAACAAAGCTGATGTCCAAAAACGATAAAAACAAAGTTAATAGATAAATAAATCCGACAAAATGATACGATTTCCCAAACCAAATTGAGATATGTATTAAAACGCTATCCAGCTATGGGCGATATCCAACATTTCTAATTGTGTACTTGAAAATTGGAACTCCTATTAAACAAGTAATTTCGAATTGGCATAAAGAAAATTTGTATTACAATGTGAATGCCAACTTTTTTTTAGACTACCAAGATTCATCACCAAAGTAATTTATCTTTTTCACGTTTGAAACCACATCTAATACCTGATTTTATATCAGCATTACTTGATCATGTGACCTCTAAGTTTTGTCCTTATATTTTTTCCAACTAAGCTAATGACATTAAGTGTGATTAACACTGTGTGAATGCCAACTTTTGTAAGTCTCATAAACTTGTTATATGTATTTGGGTTTCTTGagagtttttgaaattttaatgaCTTACCTaatgatatctttttttttgtcaaacaccTAATGATATCTAATGCCAACTTTACCTAATGATATCTTCGTTCTTGTTACTCCGAGTCATATCATCGTCAAGACGTATTATAGCTTTAACCAAATTCATAGTCCCAGACTTggcaaattttttaaaaattatttattcactTTGTTTAACAAATATGAGCACACGTACTTGTTTATAAGGAAAAATTAGTTACACGccaaataaatttaaaacctGAAAATGACTTTCGAGAGAGCAGAGTAACAAAAGTCATTTGAGTTTCAAAATGAAGTCACTGAAGAGTAAATTAAATGAGAGAGTTTGCACACACACTTAAAAGTTTTGCACTTCTACAACAAGGACACAGAGAAAACAAGTCAAAGAACCCTAAACATTACATCCTTTAATAAGCCCTAACTCTTTAGTGATCATCTCTGTTTAATAAAACAACTAAACCTGGAGAAAAACCCCATTACACTCAAAAGAATCTCAAGGCACCAAAGAAAAAAACGAAGCAGGAGGTCAAGATCAAGAGCGATCCATGTCTCATTCACTCTCACTAAATCATCAGCTTGGAACCTCGGTGTCAGATTCGCTATGGTCTCCGAATTCTCCATCATCTCCATCTTCACCTTCtaaatcatcatcttcatcatcatcctctcctgggagagaagagaagagatccCTGATCTGTTCAGCAGTGTTGTTTGTGTAGTAACCTTGGACAGCATTAGTGCTTGGCTGAGGCTCATGCTGCGAAAAGGGTACAGGTGGTGCGGACATTGGTGGTGCCTGAATAACAACAGGCTTGTTCAGCCCATATCTAGCCTTTGGATCTTCCGCTGAGCCACCACCGAATGAGATGTTAGAAGCTTGTGTTGAAGTCGGGATCCCAAATCTTTCTCTTCTTTGCGTCTTCATctgctgttgctgctgctgctgctgcgatTCCTCCTGACCCGCTACAAAACGCCCAACCACTACCTGAGAAAATAGATAACAATGCTtcagaacaagaaaaaaaaagaaggtagaGTCCATTAAAGAGATAGATCAACACCTCATTATgttatatactccctctgtttcatatAACATGATGTTTTAACCCAGTGCatatctattaaaaaaactattttttatcaaaaagtataaaaatataatttaaaactactatttagttataaatagaaataataaaaatacagtttttgataaagttaaaaagTTATATGAATTTGTGCACAGATCATATATTATGAAGCAACAAAACttctctaaaacatcatctatattgaaatGGAGGGTGTCTAAGTTAGTTACCTGAACAGGACCAGCGGCAATAAAGAGACCGGCGAGTCCACCACCAAAGACACGACCATCAGGTCCTGCAAGAGACACACTCATCCCTCCAGCTCTGCTTCGGGTTCCTCCACTCTCGCTTGGTATAAACGAACCCGTCAAAGAAAGAATCTCAAAATGACCCTGAACCACAAATAGTTAACTTAAgattcagtaaaaaaaaaagctttaaatGAATctgatagagagaaagagagagagagagaatagacCTCATAAGTGAGAGTACCACCAGATGTCATAGACTGACGAAGTGTAACATTAGAAACGGGACCGTTTGCTGAAAGAATGCATATAGCACGAGAGCTCTGTTGAGAGAATGTCATTATCTTCATCGTCACATCCTGTTACCATTCAGTCACAAATCTTGAAATTATGCATGGTGATAATATGTGTTCATattaaaaactgaaaacttatatataaatattttttttccttgtaaACATTACAGTAAAGAAGGACGTACCTCGCCGGCATTTACTGTGAGCACATGAGGCGTAAAACTTGCACTAGTAACAACTTCTGGAGTTCTTACAACTGCAGAGTAAACATCAAATAAATCGAGAATTAACAAACTATTAAGGTAACAAAAATCAGGATAGGATGAATCTTAAGTTGTTAGTTGCCAAACAGTCCAAGTTAAAACAATTATGCAACTTAATCACAGTGCTTATATCAAATGATACTCCCCTTAAGATAATATTCCAGTTTAGCAGACAGTATATTTCGTGTTTCAGATAGAAGCATTCACTATATCTTTTAGACAACAACTTTTGTCCTTACTCCAACTTTTCTTTTTAACAAGTcaaactaaaagaaaaagagaacaaGATCCATTACAAGCCACGTATTGGTTTAAACGAACTGTATAAAGATTCCTATAAATCTAAGACAAGAGAGAGATATAAGCGGGCATTACCAGGAGAACTGTTGTCGAATTCGAACATCTGAGGATTCTTGACCcaattgttgttgttgatgggCGGCTCTACAAGTCCTCGACCtcttcctcgtcctcttcctcttccgcGCCCTCGTCCCCGTTTCCGAGAAGAAAACTCCGTCGTCAAAGGAACGGAGGAGGAGATGGGCATCGGAGAAAGTGTGACAGCGAGTGAACCGTCGGGGTTATACTTCCTCGGTctccctctcttcttctttagcTCAGAAGACGTATTCTCCACCGGCATTGTTAAGCTGAAAGGCGGAGCAGCATTCTCCGAAGCTTTAGCCGCCGCGACGGAGGCAGATGCGGATGCGGCGGTGGTGTTGGGTAATCCGACAGGAAAAGGGTTAGGGTTTTCGGACCGTGGTGGGTCCATGTGGTAgacaccaccaccaccagtaggaggaggaggagctacATGTTGGTTCAGACCAAAGCTGCTTATGATGTTGTTGCTGGTTCCTTCTCTCTCCTCCATTAGATTCTGTAAGGAGAGATTCCGACAGTTTAGGAGAAGCTTAAGAGGACAGTGGAATCTTTCTGATCACGACAGGTTCAAGCTTCTGAGTTTAAAAGTACAgacaagagaaagaaagaggagagagagatccAGAGGAAGTGAGATTCAGAAGAGTAAGAaaagagaaaggagaagaaGTCTTGCAAAGtgaacttagtgaagagaaagATCGAAGCTTCCATGGGGGAACCTTAATTTCGGATGAATTTCTCCTAAAACACTCATAATTACCAGCAGAAGTTTtggattcttttctttttttttctacggGTGGGTTAAGTTTAGGGAGAAATTGATTTACAGATgtgagaaattagggttttcagaAGGAAATTGGAAAGAGAAAATGAATTCGTAAAatgagaaataaataaataaatcaaaggagtagatatttattacattattacattttgaatttaataaatacaaaatgAGAGAGACGAGAAAAGAAAGGTGTAATTCGGAAAATTGTAATAATGGGCttttaaagaaaatttcaaaaaaatttacaatCCAGTCTCGGAATTTGGGATACAGCTAAagctaaattaatttaatacaAAAGGTATGAGTAGGGGGcaaatttttaattagatgacATGATTTTGAGATTTccatcttattttaaaaaaaaaaaaaaggttttgagTCATATAACGTCATTTTATTAGTCTACCCACGTTGACTGTAACCAAAACACTTTTGACCGATCCAAATCTTAACCTACAAAATCTCTGCGCCCGTGACTAATGTCCCGGCTAAAAGTGTTATGGATGGATCAAAACAAAGATACTGAATTTTTAGCTTTTATGTGGACTTTAAATTAGATACTTTTGTGAATgatcaaaaaaaatttgagaataaaaACTAACAGAGTGATTGAAAGACATATTTCTCATGAACCTTATCAATCGTATGTAGAGAGCTTATATAGTATGGTTAAACAACTTAAGTGAGTGTGTGATATAAGTACATGTGTTATCATCTAGACGGTTATGTACACGAGTTTGTTATGGACGTTTAGCTATATTTGGCTGTATACAGACACATATTGAGTAACTACAAACATTACAAGAAAACATGTgtctaaaaacaaaaatttacaacaaattaattttgGTCGTCCTAAATTGAGTACCAGGTGACGGCAATGTTATGATGAATATTAAAGTTTACAATGAAAATCGTTAGTTGTAAACCTGATGTATATTTATAACTTCCGATAACTATCGACGTAAAATagctttaaaataataaattatttataatgaaTGTTTTTTCGTTGTAAATTTGATGTAAGTTTACGATGAAAATCGTTCGATGTAAACCTGATGTATACTTATGATGAGTTAATAGCTTCCGATGTAAACCTGATGTATACTTATGATGAGTTAATAGCTTCCGATGACTATTGacgtaaaataattttaaaataataaattttttatgatGAATGTTTTTTTCGTTGTAAATTTAACATAAGTTTACGATAAAAATCATTCGTTGTAAACTTGATGTAAGTTTGCGATGAGTTAATAATTTCTGTTAACTATCAACGTAAATAGTTGTAAAGTAACAAACTAGTTACGACAAAATGTTTTACAATGAATCAGAGCGGCGAATGAACAAGTGAAAGTAATATGGTAAGTGGAAACATGTTTGTAGTTTGCTATACCAAACATATGTTGTCGTGAATTATTTGTTATATGTATGTAAAAGACTTGTAAAATCGTTTCGTTGTTAATCAGTTGGTACTTTCCTACCTACCAAAGATAAAAGTTTCCTATATAtgtcatctatattattaaagttgaagtataCATtaagattgtttggcaatatagataatagttaaaaaatagtactgtttgaAAACATTGATAGTAGTaagttaggaaaaaaataatgggtTTATGCTATTAAAAttggaagtccattacattatattaaaaagtaatgggtctatgttatttgatatataatatattcaaatcaaaataataatttaaaattgatttatatcaaaaattcattcaaatatatatatatatatatatatatatatatatatattcaaaatttgatttttactaacatattttctaataactattataaaaatgttttcaatatatataagaaaaatacaatacaaagcccaatttcaaacaccaacttaaattatggtttttatatttcacattaaattttaaaatataatctatgtgattattattaattataagaaaacttatttgatggtacgtataaaatacgattaattatattattatagaaaacttatgtttaattattttctttgtttttctcaTTGTGTTATATAAAAAAGGCCTATGTACTTCTTTGAATAAACAACTTTGTTCATTTTCTAATAAACTGAGTGCAAACTCTTTTGTTCCTTGGTGAGCATCATAGATTGTTAAAGTGTGATATATAGCAATCGACTTGGCTAACGCTTTGTTATGTGATATCCAAAGGGGAAGCCGTTATAAGGTAAATGAGAAGTCCAATCCGCAAGCTTCTGTGCGACCTTTCACTCTATCCATCTTTCTCATTGGTGTTAGTAACCCTTTGACCGAGGATTTATCTCTCAACCATCTAAGCAAGTGCATTTCTTGGGTCATATTGCATTAGCTAGGATGATAAAtatcataatttatttgatattcgCATGATGCATGAACTGaattgtttaaagagtatttttCAGAAGAAAACATGTCTACTAATTCTTATTATAAGGTTAATAAattggtttatagtcttgggttgcatGCGGAGATGATAGATTTTGCATCGGCGATTCTATAATATATTGGAAAGACGATGAGAAGTTAATAGAATGTTGCTTCTGCATGAAGccaatatttaaattttaaggaAGAGGGCTGAATAGTCTACCATACTAAATAATGTGGTATCTACCAATTACAGATATGTTGAAAAGATTATATCAATTTGGGAGAACAAGTGGAGTGATAAATAGGCATGCCAAATATATCCAAACGGATGGAGAGGtcactcatccatcagatgcaaaaGCTTGGAAACATGTCAATACGGTACACGCTGACTTCGCTAGAAATATTCGTAATGTTTATCTTGGGCTATGCGtagatggatttagtccatttGGTATGTCTGGACGAAAATATTCGGTGTGGCCAATAATTTAATGTTGCATTCGAATCATGTTACTTTCGGGTAATCATTCATCGTTCTGTATTTGAGTTGTATAGTATTTCATATGGAAAGACGTCTAGAAGTTGCCTTATTGAGCTTTCTATTTGTTCCCCTTCCCTTTCCATTTCCTCTCTTTGAAGGATTGTAAGTAAAAGTTATGGATATAGTTGGGTTGGTGAATTTAAACCGAAAAAAACTTGTCTAGGTATTATAGGACCGATAGTAGGACATGATAACTTGTGGCATATAAATATCGTTTGGAGGAACCGGTCGTTACAAACTTGCTAAAGAATATTCCCTTTGTTTCacattaaatttcattttatattttcaaatttgttttattataaatatcgtTTTATATTTccaatgaaaatattaaatataatttccaGTTTTTACCTTTAGTTTTAAttcattatataataaaattaaacaaaataatgtattaaataGGAGTAAAAGATGAAATTACTCCATCTGTgtgtaaaaaatttaaacgaatGAGTATATTACATTTTACCCATTTGGTTCATTTACAAGGTACAACGTTtttgatctttctttcttttccctcacctctctttttttgagaaaaatatgtTTACGTTCATGTGCCCCATAAGGCCATAACCAATAAGATATGCCTTCGACCCTGGTTCTGAGCCAACACAACGCTGCATCAGTTTTTGAAGTTGGGATAAGAGCAAACACAATTTCTAGATCTGGCCTAAGACAGTGAAGAAACATTTATGTTTACAATTCTGTCGATAAAATATAGAAAGATTTATATAATGGGTCACATTTATACAATTACACTTATTAATAACACTATCTATCACTTTGATAGATAAAGTGATAAAAAGTTAACGTATAAACattaatgtttatttatatcTCAAGTTTGATTCCCTCTTGTGTTTTCTATTTATGAGTTTTCGAGTCACATGCACTTTTGAATATATACAttcattcatttttaataaatttaacatttcaaaaacaaaacagaaaagaaaataaattttaaacactTTTCGGAAATTTTGAAAATGCGAAATTGTCAAAACAATTTAAGGGTGCTAATAATAGTTCCACCTCCACTTCAAGGAAGGTAAGAGACTAGAGAGTCTCTTGTTAGTCTTGTTAGTCTCCATACACATGTAAAACCGATCACTTGAAGAGAAAAAATAGCCAATCATATAATTGACCTTTTACAAACCAAACCACAAACaatttaagttttgttttctaaaaGACAGATTGAAATCAGACGTGGATCGGCGACTCAGATTGTAGCATGAAGGCGAGTCTTCGTTCCTCAAAGGAGTACTCAATAACTTCAGCCTTTTCAGGGAGAAATCTTGCATCGTTGTTGTTGTGGAGTGGGGTTGGTGCAGTTTGCATGGGGACAGAGATTGTTGCTGGTGTTGATGGGATCGGAATCATCGCTGCTACATTCTTTGGTGtttgcatcatcatcatcttctcctCTTCCAAATTCTTGATAATGTTGTTGTTCTTGACCGGAGTTGCAAATGAGGATATCTCGTTCACTGCGTTGCTTTTCGAGATTGGAACAAGTTGCTGTGGCGTTGCTATGTTGGCCTTTGATGCAACCACCGTGGTCGAGATGGGTGAGAATGGTTTACGAACTAGCGGAGACTGTAGCTGTTCACAAGGATTCATTGACTGTTTCCTCGAGGGAAGTCCAGCAACATCGAGCCCTCTCCTTCCTGCAGGAGATCAATGCAATTAAGAGAAGCACCCAACACTATGGATAAGCAACTTAGTTCCATTTTTATTGTTAAGACAAAAGATTACCAGTTGATAAAGCTCCATCGGCTTGGCGTTGATCTGCTTTCTTGTTAGGTTTAGGAGTCTGATGCATCCCTGCTCCTAAGGAGAGTCTTCGGTTGGTTGCGGCACCACCGGTTGACATTCTTGGAGCCTTTTTGCCACCAAGGGGTTTTGATGGGCTCGGTTTTGATCCATAGAGCGCCTCTTGTTCTGCTATGAGCTGTCCTTGGAGCTTCTTATGATCCTTTAATATGCAGAAAACATGGAGTTAGTTTAAGAAGATAGTACTGGCCAAGAGTTTCTGATTGAAACGAAGTGAAGTACATACTCGTTGGCGACggtgttcttcttctctttcctgCCTCAGTAAGTTATACTCCTCAAGCATGGACAAAAGACGAATCTAGACACAGAAACAGAGGACTACAAATGGTCAGCGATGACATTATGAATAATTGTCAACTGAGAATTTATAGAGAAGTCATACACCATCATAGAGGAATTCAATTCCCTTCTCTTGTTCCCAAACTATTGTCTTCGAAGCCAGTGCTTCTACCATT includes the following:
- the LOC103832963 gene encoding AT-hook motif nuclear-localized protein 4 isoform X2 codes for the protein MEEREGTSNNIISSFGLNQHVAPPPPTGGGGVYHMDPPRSENPNPFPVGLPNTTAASASASVAAAKASENAAPPFSLTMPVENTSSELKKKRGRPRKYNPDGSLAVTLSRKRGRGRGRGRGRGRGRGLVEPPINNNNWVKNPQMFEFDNSSPVVRTPEVVTSASFTPHVLTVNAGEDVTMKIMTFSQQSSRAICILSANGPVSNVTLRQSMTSGGTLTYEGHFEILSLTGSFIPSESGGTRSRAGGMSVSLAGPDGRVFGGGLAGLFIAAGPVQVVVGRFVAGQEESQQQQQQQQMKTQRRERFGIPTSTQASNISFGGGSAEDPKARYGLNKPVVIQAPPMSAPPVPFSQHEPQPSTNAVQGYYTNNTAEQIRDLFSSLPGEDDDEDDDLEGEDGDDGEFGDHSESDTEVPS
- the LOC103832963 gene encoding AT-hook motif nuclear-localized protein 4 isoform X1, with amino-acid sequence MEEREGTSNNIISSFGLNQHVAPPPPTGGGGVYHMDPPRSENPNPFPVGLPNTTAASASASVAAAKASENAAPPFSLTMPVENTSSELKKKRGRPRKYNPDGSLAVTLSPMPISSSVPLTTEFSSRKRGRGRGRGRGRGRGRGLVEPPINNNNWVKNPQMFEFDNSSPVVRTPEVVTSASFTPHVLTVNAGEDVTMKIMTFSQQSSRAICILSANGPVSNVTLRQSMTSGGTLTYEGHFEILSLTGSFIPSESGGTRSRAGGMSVSLAGPDGRVFGGGLAGLFIAAGPVQVVVGRFVAGQEESQQQQQQQQMKTQRRERFGIPTSTQASNISFGGGSAEDPKARYGLNKPVVIQAPPMSAPPVPFSQHEPQPSTNAVQGYYTNNTAEQIRDLFSSLPGEDDDEDDDLEGEDGDDGEFGDHSESDTEVPS